One Mycolicibacterium fortuitum subsp. fortuitum genomic window carries:
- a CDS encoding Ku protein: MRSIWKGSIAFGLVNVPVKVYSATEDHDIKFHQVHAKDNGRIRYKRVCEVCGEVVEFRDINKAFESDDGQMVVITDEDIATLPEERSREIEVVEFVPADQLDPLMYDKSYFLEPDSKSSKSYVLLAETLAETERVAIVHFSLRNKTRLAALRVKDFSKRNVMVIHTLLWPDEIRDPDFPVLDKEVDIKPAELKMAGQVVESMTDDFKPDQFRDDYQEQLHELVQAKLEGGEAFSVEEQPTELDETEDVSDLLAKLEASVKARGSADKEPDKKEPAKKAAAKKAPVKKTPAKKAAKKAAAKK, translated from the coding sequence ATGCGATCCATCTGGAAGGGTTCGATCGCCTTCGGCCTGGTGAACGTGCCGGTCAAGGTCTACAGCGCCACCGAGGACCACGACATCAAGTTTCATCAGGTCCACGCCAAGGACAACGGGCGCATCCGCTACAAGCGGGTCTGCGAAGTGTGCGGCGAGGTCGTCGAGTTCCGAGACATCAACAAGGCATTCGAATCAGACGACGGGCAGATGGTGGTGATCACCGACGAAGACATCGCCACGCTGCCCGAGGAGCGTAGCCGTGAGATCGAAGTCGTCGAGTTCGTCCCGGCCGATCAACTCGATCCGTTGATGTACGACAAGAGCTATTTCCTGGAGCCCGACTCCAAATCGTCGAAGTCCTATGTGCTGCTGGCCGAGACACTCGCCGAAACCGAGCGGGTCGCCATAGTGCACTTCTCGCTGCGCAACAAGACGCGGTTGGCCGCGTTGCGGGTCAAAGATTTCAGCAAGCGCAACGTCATGGTGATCCACACCCTGCTATGGCCGGACGAGATCCGCGACCCCGATTTCCCGGTGCTGGACAAGGAGGTCGACATCAAGCCGGCCGAGTTGAAGATGGCGGGCCAAGTCGTCGAGTCCATGACCGACGACTTCAAGCCGGACCAGTTCCGCGACGACTATCAGGAACAATTGCACGAACTGGTCCAGGCCAAACTCGAAGGCGGAGAAGCATTCTCGGTTGAAGAGCAGCCAACGGAGCTCGACGAGACCGAGGACGTGTCCGACCTGTTGGCCAAACTTGAGGCCAGCGTGAAGGCCCGGGGAAGCGCCGACAAGGAGCCGGACAAGAAGGAACCGGCCAAAAAAGCAGCCGCAAAGAAAGCGCCGGTCAAGAAAACTCCGGCCAAGAAGGCGGCGAAGAAGGCTGCCGCCAAGAAGTAG
- a CDS encoding pyridoxamine 5'-phosphate oxidase family protein, which yields MKQIRREHHLARTDRAALDSVLDAAAVGTLATVVDGLPWVVPMLYARDGDRVVLHGSTGAGALRHVAAGAPAAFCVTLLDGIVVAETLFESTANYRSAVVRGNLTVIDQPDAAHALDLMSDALIPGRSSEVRSSTKKELAATLAIALPIEPEGWTVKVRDAPPPRPEAQADHGGWAGVVPLRTVAGDPVPAPWVTPETDTPESVRRLIKGT from the coding sequence GTGAAGCAGATCAGAAGAGAACATCACCTGGCCCGCACCGACCGCGCCGCCCTCGACTCGGTGCTGGACGCCGCCGCGGTGGGCACCCTCGCGACGGTGGTGGACGGGCTGCCATGGGTCGTCCCGATGCTCTATGCCCGTGACGGGGATCGGGTGGTGCTGCATGGCTCGACGGGCGCCGGCGCCCTACGACATGTGGCGGCTGGAGCTCCTGCCGCTTTCTGTGTCACCCTTCTCGACGGAATCGTGGTTGCGGAAACGCTTTTCGAGTCCACCGCCAATTACCGCTCGGCGGTGGTGCGGGGCAATCTGACGGTGATCGACCAACCCGACGCGGCGCATGCACTGGACCTGATGAGCGATGCGCTGATTCCCGGCCGCAGCAGTGAGGTGCGGTCCAGCACGAAGAAGGAGCTGGCCGCGACACTGGCGATTGCCCTGCCGATCGAGCCCGAGGGCTGGACGGTCAAGGTCCGCGACGCACCGCCGCCGCGCCCCGAGGCGCAGGCCGACCACGGCGGATGGGCCGGCGTGGTGCCGCTGCGGACGGTGGCCGGCGATCCGGTTCCTGCGCCATGGGTGACCCCCGAAACCGACACGCCCGAATCCGTGCGCCGCCTGATCAAGGGAACTTGA
- a CDS encoding NAD(P)H-dependent amine dehydrogenase family protein, which yields MAIRVAAIGTGNVGKHALAQLVTNPDYELTGVWVSSSAKAGKDAGELAGLDVSTGILATDDLDAILAAKPECVVYTALADNRLPEALEDYRRILSAGVNVVASSAVFLQYPWEVLPAELIEPIATAAEAGGASIFVNGIDPGFANDLLPLALAGTCQQIEQIRCMEIVDYATYDSPAVMFDVMGFGKPIDETPMLLQPGVLSLAWGSVVRQLAAGLGIELDAVTEEHTRVPAPEDFDIAAGRVPEGTTAALRFEVRGMRDGKAAVVLEHVTRLRDDLCPEWPQPAQEGGSYRVVVTGEPSYTLDLCLSSPNGDHNHAGLVATAARVVNAIPAVVDAKPGIRTTLDLPLITGKGLYAAG from the coding sequence ATGGCCATTCGCGTAGCGGCGATCGGTACCGGAAACGTCGGCAAGCACGCTCTCGCGCAGCTCGTCACCAATCCGGACTACGAACTCACCGGTGTGTGGGTCTCCTCGTCGGCCAAGGCCGGGAAGGACGCCGGAGAGCTTGCCGGCCTTGACGTTTCGACAGGAATACTGGCCACTGACGACCTAGACGCGATCCTGGCGGCCAAGCCGGAATGTGTGGTCTACACCGCGCTCGCCGACAACCGGCTGCCCGAGGCGCTTGAGGACTACCGTCGCATCCTGTCGGCCGGGGTCAATGTCGTCGCCAGCTCCGCGGTGTTTCTCCAGTACCCGTGGGAGGTGCTGCCGGCTGAGTTGATCGAGCCCATCGCCACTGCGGCCGAGGCCGGCGGGGCCAGCATCTTCGTCAACGGCATCGACCCTGGCTTCGCCAATGATCTGCTGCCCCTGGCCCTTGCCGGCACCTGCCAGCAGATCGAGCAGATCCGGTGCATGGAGATCGTCGACTACGCGACCTACGACAGCCCGGCGGTGATGTTCGACGTGATGGGCTTCGGTAAGCCCATCGACGAGACCCCGATGCTGCTGCAACCAGGCGTGCTGTCCTTGGCCTGGGGTTCGGTGGTCCGGCAGCTGGCCGCCGGACTCGGCATCGAACTCGACGCGGTCACCGAGGAGCACACCCGGGTTCCGGCGCCGGAAGACTTCGACATCGCAGCCGGGCGCGTCCCCGAGGGAACCACCGCCGCATTGCGTTTCGAGGTGCGCGGTATGCGCGACGGCAAGGCGGCCGTGGTGTTGGAGCACGTGACGCGGCTGCGCGACGACCTGTGCCCCGAGTGGCCACAGCCGGCGCAGGAGGGCGGTTCCTACCGCGTGGTGGTGACCGGTGAACCGTCTTACACCCTGGACTTGTGCCTTAGCAGTCCGAACGGAGACCACAACCATGCCGGTCTGGTCGCCACGGCGGCGCGGGTGGTCAATGCGATTCCGGCGGTGGTGGATGCCAAGCCGGGTATCCGGACGACTCT
- a CDS encoding PLP-dependent aminotransferase family protein gives MARHAPDLHLALHIPAGRSPLRQRIATALVEQIRMGRLGPGDALPSTRSLATELGVARSSVVDAYDELAAAGYTTARPGSGTRIAAGADTAARAGAASHVTSSGVAPVMRRASHEPSPAWDLTPGHPDPSLISATDWRRAWRAAAAAPIASAASGPYGHPELRHALAGHLRRTRGIVVDPSELVVVPGVASALRTITSAAGLAGRDIAFEEPGYVEAREVFEMCGVRTRAVVVDGDGLDPGSLRSTDSAVYCTPAHQYPLGARLPVARRARLVQWAARTGSLLIEDDYDGEFRYDVSALPALRGIDGGQDSVAYVGTASKMLTPALRVAWLLPPPALRDAVADALERSGESVCTVTTLALARFIESGALTRHLARAARTYSARRSALVAAFGRHSAGDELAGVEAGLHLVVRLRDGTDDLTVAAALRDRGVAVSPLSSFFTGPATASGLVCGYARLPETRADAVAELVAQAIAEAAGHR, from the coding sequence ATGGCCCGCCACGCACCCGACCTGCACTTGGCCCTGCACATCCCGGCCGGCCGATCTCCATTACGCCAGCGCATAGCGACGGCGCTCGTCGAGCAGATCAGGATGGGCCGGCTCGGGCCCGGAGACGCATTGCCGTCGACCCGAAGCCTGGCCACCGAACTCGGCGTCGCCCGCTCGTCGGTGGTCGACGCGTACGACGAGCTCGCCGCGGCCGGCTACACCACCGCCCGGCCGGGTTCGGGCACGCGGATCGCCGCCGGCGCAGACACCGCAGCGCGCGCCGGCGCGGCTTCGCACGTCACTTCCAGCGGTGTGGCCCCGGTGATGCGGAGGGCCTCGCACGAACCATCGCCTGCCTGGGACCTCACACCTGGGCACCCCGACCCAAGCCTGATCTCGGCCACCGACTGGCGCCGCGCGTGGCGAGCGGCCGCCGCCGCACCGATCGCGTCGGCGGCCTCGGGGCCGTACGGGCACCCTGAGCTCCGCCACGCGTTGGCCGGCCACCTACGACGCACCCGCGGAATCGTCGTCGACCCGAGCGAACTGGTCGTCGTCCCCGGTGTGGCCTCGGCCTTGCGCACCATCACCTCGGCGGCCGGGCTGGCCGGCCGCGACATCGCGTTCGAGGAGCCGGGATACGTCGAGGCCCGGGAGGTGTTCGAGATGTGCGGGGTGCGAACCCGTGCGGTGGTGGTCGACGGCGACGGTCTGGACCCCGGCTCGCTGCGCAGCACCGATTCGGCCGTGTATTGCACTCCGGCGCATCAATATCCTCTCGGGGCACGGCTGCCCGTGGCGCGCCGCGCGCGCCTGGTGCAGTGGGCTGCTCGGACCGGCAGTCTGCTCATCGAGGACGACTACGACGGCGAGTTCCGTTACGACGTGTCGGCCCTGCCGGCCTTGCGCGGTATCGACGGAGGGCAAGACAGTGTGGCCTACGTCGGGACGGCATCGAAAATGCTCACGCCGGCACTCCGGGTGGCCTGGCTGCTGCCGCCGCCGGCGCTACGCGATGCCGTCGCCGACGCACTGGAACGCAGTGGCGAATCGGTTTGTACGGTGACCACTCTCGCGTTGGCCCGATTCATCGAATCGGGAGCGTTGACCCGCCACCTTGCCCGCGCGGCGCGCACCTACTCGGCGCGACGGTCAGCGCTCGTCGCCGCATTCGGCCGACATTCTGCGGGCGACGAACTGGCGGGGGTCGAAGCGGGCCTGCACCTGGTGGTGCGGCTGCGCGACGGCACCGACGACCTCACCGTCGCTGCGGCACTGCGTGACCGTGGGGTGGCGGTGTCGCCGCTGTCCTCGTTCTTCACGGGACCGGCCACTGCAAGCGGGCTGGTGTGCGGTTATGCGCGGCTGCCCGAAACCCGGGCGGACGCGGTGGCCGAGCTGGTCGCCCAGGCCATCGCAGAGGCAGCCGGTCACCGCTGA
- a CDS encoding SDR family oxidoreductase, which yields MILDRFRLDDKVAIVTGAGRGLGAATALAFAEAGADVVIAARTKSQLDEVAEQIAATGRRAHVVVADLAHPESTAELAATAVEAFGKLDIVVNNVGGTMPAPLMNTSAKDLRDAFTFNVSTAHALTCAAVPLMLEHSGGGSIINITSTVGRLAGRGFAAYGTAKAALAHYTRLSALDLCPRIRVNAIAPGSILTSALDIVASNDALRDPMEKATPLRRLGDPADIAAAAVYLSSPAGSYLTGKVLEVDGGLNMPNLDLPIPDL from the coding sequence GTGATTCTGGACAGATTCCGACTGGACGACAAGGTTGCGATCGTCACCGGAGCCGGCCGCGGACTGGGTGCCGCCACAGCCCTGGCATTCGCGGAAGCCGGTGCGGACGTGGTCATCGCGGCCCGTACCAAGTCGCAGCTCGACGAAGTTGCCGAGCAGATCGCCGCGACCGGGCGACGGGCACACGTCGTGGTCGCCGATCTCGCCCACCCGGAGTCCACAGCAGAGCTCGCGGCCACCGCCGTGGAGGCGTTCGGGAAACTAGATATCGTCGTCAACAACGTCGGCGGCACCATGCCTGCGCCGCTGATGAACACCTCCGCCAAAGACCTGCGTGACGCCTTCACGTTCAACGTGTCGACAGCGCACGCGCTGACCTGTGCAGCCGTACCGCTGATGCTCGAACATTCCGGCGGCGGCAGCATCATCAACATCACGTCCACGGTCGGCCGACTGGCGGGGCGTGGGTTCGCCGCCTACGGCACCGCCAAGGCTGCCCTGGCGCACTACACCCGACTCTCGGCGCTCGACCTGTGCCCGCGCATCCGCGTCAACGCCATCGCCCCCGGCTCGATCCTGACCTCGGCGCTCGACATCGTCGCCTCCAACGACGCCCTGCGAGACCCGATGGAGAAGGCCACCCCGCTGCGCCGCCTCGGTGATCCGGCGGACATCGCCGCTGCCGCGGTGTATCTGTCGTCCCCGGCGGGCAGCTATCTGACCGGCAAGGTGCTCGAGGTCGACGGCGGCCTCAACATGCCCAATCTCGACCTCCCGATCCCTGACCTCTGA